The following proteins are co-located in the Solanum pennellii chromosome 1, SPENNV200 genome:
- the LOC107006232 gene encoding receptor-like cytosolic serine/threonine-protein kinase RBK2 — METILEHSVSPCENTCNNVDEEESDEELFKVGPKLLFCASSISLTAEEFRSLSMGEDHDMDEDSTREVIKEDKVCEESIREASENQTDQSETTTSKPSTSDSDGWQGFIKRLKKGPSIQLHTFHPTIPSLPSLPSIKMLSKRKSRSARRSMPMLPAPILDADLQQCFEANWKNFSHTELKQATNNFSSDNLIGEGGYSEVYKGLLKDGQPVAVKRLTRGSQEEMTSDYLSELGILVHVKHANVANVIGYGVEGGMHLVLPLSPHGSLANMLSDDRGKLTWQVRYNIAVGTAAGLAYLHEGCQRRIIHRDIKAANVLLTEDFEAQITDFGLAKWLPDKWTHLTVSQVEGTFGYLPPEFFMHGIVDEKTDVYAFGVLLLEIVSGRPALDEARNSVVMWAKPLLLNKKNSEIVDPSLGDAYDLEQLNQILMVASLCIQQFSTDRPSMNQVEQMLVAVDGILQSKKKFQRWPPLKRRCAVELDALLESP, encoded by the exons ATGGAAACTATCCTCGAACATTCGGTTTCTCCATG TGAGAATACCTGCaataatgttgatgaagaagaGTCCGATGAGGAGCTTTTCAAGGTTGGACCCAAGCTACTATTTTGTGCTTCCTCCATTTCACTCACCGCGGAAG AGTTTCGAAGTCTAAGTATGGGGGAAGATCATGATATGGATGAGGATTCTACTAGAGAAGTTATCAAAGAGGATAAAGTGTGTGAGGAGTCGATAAGAGAAGCTTCGGAGAATCAGACAGATCAGTCTGAAACAACTACTTCCAAGCCTAGCACTTCAGATTCAGATGGTTGGCAAGGATTCATTAAAAGACTAAAGAAAGGACCGTCTATACAGTTGCATACGTTCCATCCTACCATTCCTTCGCTACCTTCATTACCTTCCATAAAGATGTtatccaaaagaaaaagtaggAGTGCACGACGTAGCATGCCAATGCTGCCTGCTCCTATTCTAGATGCTGATTTGCAACAGTGCTTTGAAGCTAACTGGAAGAATTTTTCCCACACAGAACTTAAGCAAGCTACCAACAACTTTAGCTCTG ATAACTTGATTGGTGAGGGAGGTTATTCTGAAGTATACAAGGGACTTCTCAAAGATGGCCAACCTGTGGCAGTGAAAAGGTTGACCAGAGGATCTCAAGAGGAAATGACGTCGGACTACTTATCTGAGCTAGGAATTTTAGTACATGTCAAACATGCAAATGTTGCCAATGTAATTGGCTACGGAGTCGAAGGAGGGATGCACCTTGTTCTTCCTTTGTCTCCTCATGGAAGCTTAGCCAATATGCTCAGTG ATGACAGGGGTAAATTGACTTGGCAAGTAAGGTATAATATTGCTGTTGGCACTGCAGCAGGTCTTGCATATCTTCACGAGGGCTGCCAGAGGCGTATTATCCATAGAGATATCAAGGCTGCTAATGTATTATTGACAGAAGATTTTGAGGCTCAG ATAACTGATTTTGGACTTGCAAAATGGCTCCCTGATAAGTGGACTCACCTCACTGTATCGCAGGTTGAAGGCACCTTTGG ATACCTCCCTCCTGAGTTTTTTATGCATGGCATTGTGGATGAGAAAACTGATGTGTATGCTTTTGGTGTGTTACTGTTGGAGATCGTTTCTGGACGTCCAGCTTTGGATGAAGCTCGTAATAGTGTTGTGATGTGG GCAAAACCATTGCTTCTcaacaagaaaaatagtgaGATAGTTGATCCATCACTCGGAGATGCATACGATTTAGAACAGCTTAATCAGATTCTTATGGTTGCCTCATTGTGCATACAGCAATTTTCAACAGATAGGCCTTCAATGAACCAG GTTGAACAAATGTTAGTGGCTGTTGATGGCATTCTACAGAGCAAGAAAAAGTTTCAAAGGTGGCCTCCCCTCAAGCGAAGATGCGCTGTAGAATTGGATGCACTACTTGAGTCACCCTAA
- the LOC107006246 gene encoding probable prolyl 4-hydroxylase 4, whose translation MNIFSQIFTFFFFLIVVFVTKSSCSPIINPSKVKQISWKPRAFVYEGFLTDEECNHLISLAKKELKRSAVADNESGESKLSEVRTSSGMFISKAKDPIVTGIEEKIATWTFLPKENGEDIQVLRYEEGQRYEPHYDYFTDKVNIVRGGHRLATVLMYLSDVEKGGETVFPEAEVSTRRRSMAADDSLSECAKRGIAVKPRKGDALLFFSLHPNAVPDPMSLHGGCPVIEGEKWSATKWIHVDSFDKTVDSEGGHCADHNENCERWAALGECTKNPEYMVGSTDLPGSCRKSCKSC comes from the exons atgaatatcttctcgcagatcttcactttcttcttcttcttgatcgTTGTGTTCGTTACAAAATCATCATGCTCACCAATCATCAATCCCTCTAAAGTCAAGCAAATTTCATGGAAACCTAG AGCTTTTGTGTATGAAGGTTTTCTTACGGACGAAGAATGTAATCATTTAATATCTCTT GCGAAAAAAGAGTTGAAAAGATCAGCTGTTGCAGATAATGAATCTGGGGAAAGTAAGCTTAGTGAGGTCAGGACTAGCTCCGGAATGTTCATTAGCAAAGCAAAG GATCCTATTGTCACAGGGATAGAGGAGAAGATAGCGACTTGGACTTTTCTACCTAAAG AGAATGGAGAAGACATACAAGTTCTAAGATATGAGGAAGGACAGAGATATGAGCCACACTATGATTACTTCACCGACAAGGTTAATATTGTTCGTGGTGGACACCGTTTAGCCACTGTACTCATGTATCTCAGTGATGTAGAGAAAGGTGGTGAAACTGTTTTCCCCGAAGCAGAG GTATCAACTCGGCGTAGGTCAATGGCAGCTGACGACAGTTTGTCCGAGTGTGCAAAGAGGGGTATTGCTG TTAAACCACGAAAAGGAGATGCACTTCTTTTTTTCAGTCTCCATCCAAATGCTGTACCTGATCCTATGAGCCTCCACGGTGGGTGCCCTGTTATCGAGGGTGAGAAGTGGTCAGCAACCAAGTGGATTCATGTGGATTCATTTGACAAAACAGTGGATTCTGAAGGAGGACATTGTGCTGATCATAACGAGAATTGTGAGAGATGGGCTGCACTTGGGGAATGCACCAAGAACCCAGAATATATGGTTGGAAGTACAGACCTCCCAGGAAGCTGTAGAAAGAGCTGCAAATCTTGTTAA
- the LOC107025407 gene encoding histidine-containing phosphotransfer protein 1, whose amino-acid sequence MEVGQLQRSFVEYMASLFREGFLDAQFSQLQQLQDDSNPDFVVEVVSLFFEDSERLLNDLTMALDQPNVDFKQVDAHVHQLKGSSSSVGAQRVKNCCVPFRNCCEEQNTEACLRCLQQIKQEYLLVKNKLQTLFELEQQIVAAGGAIPMVQ is encoded by the exons ATGGAAGTGGGTCAGTTGCAGAGGAGCTTTGTTGAATACATGGCTTCTTTGTTTCGTGAG GGATTCTTGGATGCTCAGTTTAGTCAGCTTCAGCAACTGCAAGATGATAGTAACCCTGATTTTGTAGTTGAAGTTGTGTCTCTTTTCTTTGAAGATTCAGAAAGACTTCTCAATGATCTCACCATGGCTTT AGATCAGCCCAATGTGGACTTTAAGCAGGTTGATGCTCATGTTCATCAGCTCAAAGGTAGCAGTTCCAG TGTTGGTGCTCAGAGAGTGAAGAATTGCTGTGTCCCTTTCCGTAACTGCTGCGAAGAACAGAACACTGAAGC GTGCTTGAGATGCTTGcaacaaataaaacaggagtaCTTGCTTGTGAAGAACAAACTCCAAACTTTATTCGAG CTGGAGCAGCAGATTGTAGCAGCTGGAGGAGCAATTCCCATGGTGCAATAA
- the LOC114074562 gene encoding uncharacterized protein LOC114074562 yields MMQDILVVGGHINHDNTDKGNVFNVPSNKFAELNMFLDPLAAKTVLSSDLNITLIPLGIQRKFSAFPKIHKTVLQLTKKTPGVIFVKRLLSKLQHLQKTHPTYKHMDIFVGEILGAVILAGDSVLKSTFDVKKIDVTATGYESVDGQIIIDEKQGKTVKVLENVDHLGYYNIFANRLSDMK; encoded by the exons ATGATGCAGGATATACTAGTTGTCGGAGGGCACATCAATCATGACAACACTGATAAGGGAAATGTATTCAATGTTCCCTCAAATAAATTCGCAGAACTGAATATGTTTCTTGATCCTTTGGCAGCGAAGACAGTTTTGAGTTCAGACCTCAATATCACTCTTATTCCACTTGGCATACAACGGAAATTCAGTGCATTTCCTAAGATTCATAAAACAGTACTTCAGCTAACTAAGAAGACGCCTGGAGTAATTTTTGTGAAGCGTTTACTGTCAAAGTTACAGCATCTGCAAAAGACACATCCTACATACAAGCATATG GATATATTTGTTGGAGAAATACTCGGAGCAGTAATTTTGGCTGGTGATTCTGTACTGAAATCAACTTTTGATGTGAAGAAAATTGATGTCACTGCGACTGGATATGAATCTGTAGATGGACAGATAATTATCGACGAAAAACAAGGCAAAACAGTGAAAGTATTGGAGAATGTGGATCATTTAGGTTATTACAATATTTTTGCAAATAGACTAAGTGATATGAAGTAG
- the LOC107024769 gene encoding uncharacterized protein LOC107024769, with translation MLYMMGRDDIAVGVGGEGGILPNGTIMPDVGGYLPIIDQGDGTDGYCRYRQAVPVGLGGRLNIDSNYGFRKIFLPQGKRRYSPLRQPTAQQVMINTISSGPTVVFLTGSHTNFALFLLSNPHLKKNVEHIYIMGGGIGCCTKNSTSSCQPGQCGNLFTDYTSNPYAEFNMFMDPFAAYQVIHSGIPVTLVPLDATNTIPITKVFFETFEKNQHTYEAQYCFKSLKIVRDTWFGDQFYTSFFMWDSFMSGIAASIMRKQQNYQGENEFAEMKYINITVVTSNMPYGISDGSNPFFDGRKIPKFNLERNGVHSGHVQTRLRDPFCVVKNGKGKCQDGYTKEVVGPSGVPVRVAVRAKPNQNPKSALDREFFVSFLDVLNRRENSGLFNFSTQFPHYKGELRKPDFRGKHLGKNVVFDMDMSAGDFIALVYLLKLPVEEINLKAIIVSPNGWANAATIDSVYDLLHIMGRDDIPVGLGDMFAMNQSDPVFSAVGDCKYNKVIPQGSGGFIDSDTLYGLSRSLPRSPRRYTMENFVKFGAPWDTDHPKLGQPLALEVWESVVKSLDPGSKVTILTNGPLTNIAKIVLAGKNMTNAIQASVPSILIILREIINIRK, from the exons ATGCTTTACATGATGGGGCGTGACGATATTGCTGTTGGCGTGGGAGGTGAAGGTGGGATACTTCCCAATGGTACCATTATGCCTGATGTTGGTGGATATCTCCCTATAATTGATCAG GGAGATGGTACTGATGGATATTGTAGATATAGACAAGCTGTACCTGTTGGTCTTGGAGGTCGCTTGAATATCGACTCAAATTATGGATTCCGAAAGATCTTCCTTCCACAG GGCAAGAGACGATATTCTCCTCTTCGACAGCCAACTGCTCAGCAAGTAATGATTAACACAATTTCTTCAGGGCCAACAGTAGTTTTTCTCACAGGATCACATACAAACTTTGCACTATTTCTGCTAAGCAATCcacatttaaagaaaaatgttgaGCATATTTACATTATGGGAGGTGGTATAGGGTGCTGCACAAAAAACTCGACTTCTTCATGCCAACCTGGACAGTGTGGCAATTTATTCACAGATTACACAAGCAATCCTTATGCAGAATTCAATATGTTTATGGATCCTTTTGCTGCTTATCAG GTGATTCATTCTGGTATTCCAGTTACTCTTGTCCCATTGGATGCCACAAACACCATTCCCATTACCAAAGTGTTTTTCGAGACCTTTGAAAAGAATCAGCATACCTACGAGGCACAGTACTGTTTCAAGTCCCTGAAAATTGTTCGTGATACTTGGTTCGGTGACCAATTCTATACG AGTTTCTTTATGTGGGACTCATTTATGTCTGGAATAGCAGCTTCAATCATGAGGAAACAACAAAACTACCAAGGAGAAAATGAATTTGCAGAAATGAAGTATATCAATATTACTGTTGTTACTTCAAATATGCCATATGGGATATCCGATGGATCAAATCCATTTTTTGATGGACGTAAAATTCCCAAGTTCAACTTGGAAAGAAATGGAGTTCACAGTGGTCATGTTCAGACGAGACTTCGTGATCCATTTTGTGTAGTCAAGAATGGGAAGGGCAAATGCCAG GATGGTTATACAAAAGAAGTTGTTGGGCCAAGTGGAGTGCCTGTTCGTGTTGCTGTAAGAGCAAAACCTAATCAAAATCCTAAAAGTGCACTAGACAGAGAGTTTTTCGTTAGCTTCCTAGAT GTTTTAAACCGAAGAGAAAATTCAGGATTGTTCAATTTTTCTACACAATTTCCCCATTACAAAGGAGAACTCCGCAAACCAGATTTCAGGGGCAAGCATCTCGGGAAGAATGTTGTGTTTGATATGGATATGAGTGCTGGAGATTTTATAGCTCTCGTATATCTCCTTAAGTTACCAGTTGAAGAAATCAATCTCAAG GCTATAATTGTGAGTCCAAATGGCTGGGCAAATGCTGCAACAATTGATTCAGTCTATGATTTGCTTCATATAATGGGTCGTGATGACATCCCCGTGGGTCTTGGAGATATGTTTGCAATGAACCAGTCTGATCCTGTTTTCTCTGCAGTTGGTGACTGCAAGTACAACAAGGTTATCCCACAAGGCAGCGGTGGATTTATCGACTCAGATACTCTCTATGGTTTATCTCGTTCTTTGCCTCGTAGTCCTCGCAG ATATACAATggaaaattttgtaaaatttggaGCTCCTTGGGACACTGATCATCCTAAACTCGGACAACCTCTGGCACTAGAAGTATGGGAGTCGGTGGTGAAATCGCTTGATCCAGGATCCAAGGTTACCATTTTAACCAACGGCCCATTGACCAACATAGCAAAGATTGTTCTCGCTGGCAAAAATATGACCAACGCCATCCAGGCAAGTGTTCCTTCTATCCTTATCATCTTACGAGAGATAATCAACATTCGTAAGTGa